The Oncorhynchus kisutch isolate 150728-3 unplaced genomic scaffold, Okis_V2 Okis07a-Okis12b_hom, whole genome shotgun sequence genome includes a region encoding these proteins:
- the LOC109878780 gene encoding OCIA domain-containing protein 1-like isoform X2: MTPMSTGFTDERQGEAQSPVGMDYIPTEDERRVFRECNQESFWYRSVPFSVVSMLVTQGLIHRGALTLSSRFGSLPKVAFAGLCGYLAGKMSYMKHCQEKFKRLEHSPLGEALRQRTRPNAQSSQGPQSEMSDPDQVTFDPMFQASDPQSQVPPNARDYGYSDAPTAAQTSRTAADIDYNMPAQSFLDDEEPRRKPIMYEDLRNKNRETYEVTLTQKAETLLKPESDRPGRTAPKKDSGKKNVYGDSLEE; the protein is encoded by the exons ATGACACCAATGTCTACGGGATTCACAGATGAGCGACAGGGCGAAGCACAG agTCCTGTAGGAATGGATTATATCCCCacagaagatgagaggagagtcTTCAGAGAATGCAACCAGGAGAGTTTCTGGTACAGAT CCGTGCCTTTCTCAGTGGTCAGCATGCTTGTCACTCAAGGCCTCATCCATAGAG GAGCTCTGACGTTGTCGTCCAGGTTTGGATCTCTCCCTAAAGTGGCCT TTGCAGGGCTGTGTGGCTACCTGGCAGGGAAGATGTCGTACATGAAACATTGTCAGGAGAAGTTCAAGAGGCTGGAGCACTCCCCTCTGGGAGAAGCACTgagacagaggaccagacccaacgcaca gtCGTCTCAGGGCCCCCAGTCAGAGATGAGTGACCCCGACCAGGTGACCTTTGACCCCATGTTCCAGGCCTCTGACCCCCAgagccag GTCCCACCCAACGCCAGAGACTATGGATACAGTGACGCCCCCACCGCGGCACAGACCAGCCGCACCGCTGCAGACATCGACTACAACATGCCAG cccaGTCGTTCCTGGATGACGAGGAGCCCAGGAGGAAGCCAATCATGTACGAGGACCTAAGGAACAAGAACCGAGAAACCTATGAGGTCACGCTTACCCAGAAGGCTGAGACGCTGCTCAAACCAGAGTCTGACCGGCCAGGGAGGACCGCCCCCAAGAAGGACT cAGGGAAGAAGAACGTCTACGGAGACAGCTTGGAGGAGTGA
- the LOC109878780 gene encoding OCIA domain-containing protein 1-like isoform X1, protein MTPMSTGFTDERQGEAQSPVGMDYIPTEDERRVFRECNQESFWYRSVPFSVVSMLVTQGLIHRGALTLSSRFGSLPKVAWLCGYLAGKMSYMKHCQEKFKRLEHSPLGEALRQRTRPNAQSSQGPQSEMSDPDQVTFDPMFQASDPQSQVPPNARDYGYSDAPTAAQTSRTAADIDYNMPAQSFLDDEEPRRKPIMYEDLRNKNRETYEVTLTQKAETLLKPESDRPGRTAPKKDSGKKNVYGDSLEE, encoded by the exons ATGACACCAATGTCTACGGGATTCACAGATGAGCGACAGGGCGAAGCACAG agTCCTGTAGGAATGGATTATATCCCCacagaagatgagaggagagtcTTCAGAGAATGCAACCAGGAGAGTTTCTGGTACAGAT CCGTGCCTTTCTCAGTGGTCAGCATGCTTGTCACTCAAGGCCTCATCCATAGAG GAGCTCTGACGTTGTCGTCCAGGTTTGGATCTCTCCCTAAAGTGGCCT GGCTGTGTGGCTACCTGGCAGGGAAGATGTCGTACATGAAACATTGTCAGGAGAAGTTCAAGAGGCTGGAGCACTCCCCTCTGGGAGAAGCACTgagacagaggaccagacccaacgcaca gtCGTCTCAGGGCCCCCAGTCAGAGATGAGTGACCCCGACCAGGTGACCTTTGACCCCATGTTCCAGGCCTCTGACCCCCAgagccag GTCCCACCCAACGCCAGAGACTATGGATACAGTGACGCCCCCACCGCGGCACAGACCAGCCGCACCGCTGCAGACATCGACTACAACATGCCAG cccaGTCGTTCCTGGATGACGAGGAGCCCAGGAGGAAGCCAATCATGTACGAGGACCTAAGGAACAAGAACCGAGAAACCTATGAGGTCACGCTTACCCAGAAGGCTGAGACGCTGCTCAAACCAGAGTCTGACCGGCCAGGGAGGACCGCCCCCAAGAAGGACT cAGGGAAGAAGAACGTCTACGGAGACAGCTTGGAGGAGTGA
- the LOC109878780 gene encoding OCIA domain-containing protein 1-like isoform X3 translates to MTPMSTGFTDERQGEAQSPVGMDYIPTEDERRVFRECNQESFWYRSVPFSVVSMLVTQGLIHRGALTLSSRFGSLPKVAFAGLCGYLAGKMSYMKHCQEKFKRLEHSPLGEALRQRTRPNAQSSQGPQSEMSDPDQVTFDPMFQASDPQSQVPPNARDYGYSDAPTAAQTSRTAADIDYNMPAQSFLDDEEPRRKPIMYEDLRNKNRETYEVTLTQKAETLLKPESDRPGRTAPKKDWKKNVYGDSLEE, encoded by the exons ATGACACCAATGTCTACGGGATTCACAGATGAGCGACAGGGCGAAGCACAG agTCCTGTAGGAATGGATTATATCCCCacagaagatgagaggagagtcTTCAGAGAATGCAACCAGGAGAGTTTCTGGTACAGAT CCGTGCCTTTCTCAGTGGTCAGCATGCTTGTCACTCAAGGCCTCATCCATAGAG GAGCTCTGACGTTGTCGTCCAGGTTTGGATCTCTCCCTAAAGTGGCCT TTGCAGGGCTGTGTGGCTACCTGGCAGGGAAGATGTCGTACATGAAACATTGTCAGGAGAAGTTCAAGAGGCTGGAGCACTCCCCTCTGGGAGAAGCACTgagacagaggaccagacccaacgcaca gtCGTCTCAGGGCCCCCAGTCAGAGATGAGTGACCCCGACCAGGTGACCTTTGACCCCATGTTCCAGGCCTCTGACCCCCAgagccag GTCCCACCCAACGCCAGAGACTATGGATACAGTGACGCCCCCACCGCGGCACAGACCAGCCGCACCGCTGCAGACATCGACTACAACATGCCAG cccaGTCGTTCCTGGATGACGAGGAGCCCAGGAGGAAGCCAATCATGTACGAGGACCTAAGGAACAAGAACCGAGAAACCTATGAGGTCACGCTTACCCAGAAGGCTGAGACGCTGCTCAAACCAGAGTCTGACCGGCCAGGGAGGACCGCCCCCAAGAAGGACT GGAAGAAGAACGTCTACGGAGACAGCTTGGAGGAGTGA
- the LOC109878780 gene encoding OCIA domain-containing protein 1-like isoform X5 has protein sequence MTPMSTGFTDERQGEAQSPVGMDYIPTEDERRVFRECNQESFWYRSVPFSVVSMLVTQGLIHRGALTLSSRFGSLPKVAFAGLCGYLAGKMSYMKHCQEKFKRLEHSPLGEALRQRTRPNAQSSQGPQSEMSDPDQVTFDPMFQASDPQSQVPPNARDYGYSDAPTAAQTSRTAADIDYNMPAQSFQYNEEPRRKPIMYEDF, from the exons ATGACACCAATGTCTACGGGATTCACAGATGAGCGACAGGGCGAAGCACAG agTCCTGTAGGAATGGATTATATCCCCacagaagatgagaggagagtcTTCAGAGAATGCAACCAGGAGAGTTTCTGGTACAGAT CCGTGCCTTTCTCAGTGGTCAGCATGCTTGTCACTCAAGGCCTCATCCATAGAG GAGCTCTGACGTTGTCGTCCAGGTTTGGATCTCTCCCTAAAGTGGCCT TTGCAGGGCTGTGTGGCTACCTGGCAGGGAAGATGTCGTACATGAAACATTGTCAGGAGAAGTTCAAGAGGCTGGAGCACTCCCCTCTGGGAGAAGCACTgagacagaggaccagacccaacgcaca gtCGTCTCAGGGCCCCCAGTCAGAGATGAGTGACCCCGACCAGGTGACCTTTGACCCCATGTTCCAGGCCTCTGACCCCCAgagccag GTCCCACCCAACGCCAGAGACTATGGATACAGTGACGCCCCCACCGCGGCACAGACCAGCCGCACCGCTGCAGACATCGACTACAACATGCCAG CCCAGTCGTTCCAATATAACGAGGAGCCCAGGAGGAAGCCAATCATGTACGAGGACTTCTAA
- the LOC109878780 gene encoding OCIA domain-containing protein 1-like isoform X4, which produces MTPMSTGFTDERQGEAQSPVGMDYIPTEDERRVFRECNQESFWYRSVPFSVVSMLVTQGLIHRGALTLSSRFGSLPKVAFAGLCGYLAGKMSYMKHCQEKFKRLEHSPLGEALRQRTRPNAQSSQGPQSEMSDPDQVTFDPMFQASDPQSQVPPNARDYGYSDAPTAAQTSRTAADIDYNMPAQSFLDDEEPRRKPIMYEDF; this is translated from the exons ATGACACCAATGTCTACGGGATTCACAGATGAGCGACAGGGCGAAGCACAG agTCCTGTAGGAATGGATTATATCCCCacagaagatgagaggagagtcTTCAGAGAATGCAACCAGGAGAGTTTCTGGTACAGAT CCGTGCCTTTCTCAGTGGTCAGCATGCTTGTCACTCAAGGCCTCATCCATAGAG GAGCTCTGACGTTGTCGTCCAGGTTTGGATCTCTCCCTAAAGTGGCCT TTGCAGGGCTGTGTGGCTACCTGGCAGGGAAGATGTCGTACATGAAACATTGTCAGGAGAAGTTCAAGAGGCTGGAGCACTCCCCTCTGGGAGAAGCACTgagacagaggaccagacccaacgcaca gtCGTCTCAGGGCCCCCAGTCAGAGATGAGTGACCCCGACCAGGTGACCTTTGACCCCATGTTCCAGGCCTCTGACCCCCAgagccag GTCCCACCCAACGCCAGAGACTATGGATACAGTGACGCCCCCACCGCGGCACAGACCAGCCGCACCGCTGCAGACATCGACTACAACATGCCAG ccCAGTCGTTCCTGGATGACGAGGAGCCCAGGAGGAAGCCAATCATGTACGAGGACTTCTAA
- the LOC109878779 gene encoding cysteine-rich hydrophobic domain-containing protein 2, producing MMEDFDEIYEEEEEEEEEEDEERAAEEQLLKYAPDPVVVRGSGHVTVFGLSNKFESEFPSALTGKVAPEEFKASINRVNGCLKKTLPVNVRWLLCGCLCCCCTLGFSLWPVICLSKRTQRSMEKLLDWENSRLYHKLCLHWRLSKRKCETNNMMEYVILIEFLPKIPIFRPD from the exons ATGATGGAGGACTTCGACGAGATctacgaggaggaggaggaggaggaggaagaggaggacgaggagagggcCGCGGAGGAACAGCTGTTAAAATACGCTCCAGACCCGGTGGTCGTCCGAGGATCTGGCCACGTCACTGT GTTTGGACTCAGTAACAAGTTTGAGTCAGAGTTCCCATCGGCACTTACAGGGAAG GTGGCGCCAGAGGAGTTCAAGGCCAGTATAAACCGTGTTAACGGCTGTCTGAAGAAGACGCTGCCAGTGAATGTGCGTTGGCTGCTGTGTGGCTGTCTCTGTTGCTGCTGTACACTGGGCTTCAGTCTCTGGCCCGTCATCTGTCTGAGCAAAAgg acaCAGAGATCCATGGAGAAGCTGTTGGATTGGGAGAACAGCAGACTGTACCACAAG ctgTGTTTGCATTGGAGGCTGAGCAAGAGGAAGTGTGAAACCAACAACATGATGGAAtat gTAATCCTGATAGAGTTCCTACCCAAGATCCCCATTTTCAGACCGGACTAG
- the LOC116360113 gene encoding NACHT, LRR and PYD domains-containing protein 1b allele 3 isoform X2, with translation MTNTFRGIPQSCKTCDHVKDSTHWLQIEPLTSTVQGVTMFRHRTPKGSYECTVSGLRWLCERDVILKYHFRNWEPYSQLLKDMQYTQGGPLLDITMELGELEEVHLPHFVCLGTNPSLRNEMKILHVEEHGVSLEEVHEVTRFHVKILHPKFSPIALILRLLSWNVDVHCELMLYLTVKRETLISRLYLFPWNPGQIQAVEQQEKSYGSSRFLISRPEQSFKLYSFFRLNIPCSTSINPQRIHLIQRDTTPSFFKAIVKITGIDIEMELFGDDERTAWKEKVSRCAVSGAGGPAESSLTGSAEQQLRSVRTEFVKRVSGPVLNELLDRLLQHTVINQEDMESVKGIAERAEKARDIIDMVLRKGTESCSRMINLLGEMDPNLWSQLQISVGVPT, from the exons ATGACCAACACATTCAGAG GGATTCCTCAGAGCTGTAAGACTTGTGACCATGTTAAG GACTCCACACACTGGCTTCAGATTGAACCCTTGACTTCCACTGTCCAGGGAGTGACAATGTTCAG ACACAGGACACCCAAAGGGAGTTATGAGTGCACAGTGTCTGGGCTCCGctggctgtgtgagagagatgtcATTCTGAAGTATCACTTCAGGAACTGGGAACCCTACAGTCAACTTCTGAAAGACATGCAGTACACACAAGGTGGTCCATTGCTGGACATCACTATGGAGTTAGGTGAACTGGAGGAAGTTCATCTGCCACACTTTGTCTGTTTAG GGACCAACCCTTCCCTGAGGAATGAGATGAAGATTCTTCATGTAGAGGAACATGGAGTGTCTTTAGAGGAAGTGCATGAGGTCACCAGATTCCATGTTAAGATTCTCCATCCCAAGTTCTCACCTATCGCTCTGATACTGAGATTACTGTCTTGGAACGTAGATGTCCACTGTGAGCTGATGCTCTATCTGACAGTGAAAAGGGAAACATTAATTTCTCGCCTGTACCTGTTCCCCTGGAACCCCGGCCAAATACAG GCTGTGGAACAACAGGAAAAGTCCTACGGGTCTTCAAGGTTTCTCATCTCCAGACCAGAGCAGTCCTTCAAACTATATAGTTTCTTCAGACTGAACATTCCCTGTTCTACCTCCATCAATCCACAG aGGATTCATCTCATACAAAGAGACACCACACCAAGCTTTTTCAAGGCGATTGTGAAAATAACAGGGATTGACATTGAGATGGAGTTATTCGGTGATGATGAGAGGACAGCATGGAAAGAGAAAGTATCACGAT GTGCTGTGTCGGGGGCAGGAGGTCCGGCTGAGAGCAGTCTGACTGGTTCTGCAGAGCAGCAGCTGCGTTCTGTACGGACAGAGTTTGTGAAACGAGTATCAGGACCTGTCCTGAATGAACTGCTGGACAGACTCCTGCAACACACAGTCATCAACCAGGAGGACATGGAGTCAGTGAAGGGGATTGCTGAGAGGGCAGAGAAGGCACGTGACATCATCGATATGGTGTTGAGAAAAGGAACTGAGTCGTGTTCCAGGATGATCAACCTTCTTGGGGAGATGGACCCCAATCTTTGGTCACAGCTTCAGATCAGTGTTGGAGTACCAACCTAA
- the LOC116360113 gene encoding NACHT, LRR and PYD domains-containing protein 1b allele 3 isoform X1, whose protein sequence is MTNTFRGIPQSCKTCDHVKDSTHWLQIEPLTSTVQGVTMFRHRTPKGSYECTVSGLRWLCERDVILKYHFRNWEPYSQLLKDMQYTQGGPLLDITMELGELEEVHLPHFVCLGTNPSLRNEMKILHVEEHGVSLEEVHEVTRFHVKILHPKFSPIALILRLLSWNVDVHCELMLYLTVKRETLISRLYLFPWNPGQIQAVEQQEKSYGSSRFLISRPEQSFKLYSFFRLNIPCSTSINPQRIHLIQRDTTPSFFKAIVKITGIDIEMELFGDDERTAWKEKVSRYEYISDTCSTSAVSGAGGPAESSLTGSAEQQLRSVRTEFVKRVSGPVLNELLDRLLQHTVINQEDMESVKGIAERAEKARDIIDMVLRKGTESCSRMINLLGEMDPNLWSQLQISVGVPT, encoded by the exons ATGACCAACACATTCAGAG GGATTCCTCAGAGCTGTAAGACTTGTGACCATGTTAAG GACTCCACACACTGGCTTCAGATTGAACCCTTGACTTCCACTGTCCAGGGAGTGACAATGTTCAG ACACAGGACACCCAAAGGGAGTTATGAGTGCACAGTGTCTGGGCTCCGctggctgtgtgagagagatgtcATTCTGAAGTATCACTTCAGGAACTGGGAACCCTACAGTCAACTTCTGAAAGACATGCAGTACACACAAGGTGGTCCATTGCTGGACATCACTATGGAGTTAGGTGAACTGGAGGAAGTTCATCTGCCACACTTTGTCTGTTTAG GGACCAACCCTTCCCTGAGGAATGAGATGAAGATTCTTCATGTAGAGGAACATGGAGTGTCTTTAGAGGAAGTGCATGAGGTCACCAGATTCCATGTTAAGATTCTCCATCCCAAGTTCTCACCTATCGCTCTGATACTGAGATTACTGTCTTGGAACGTAGATGTCCACTGTGAGCTGATGCTCTATCTGACAGTGAAAAGGGAAACATTAATTTCTCGCCTGTACCTGTTCCCCTGGAACCCCGGCCAAATACAG GCTGTGGAACAACAGGAAAAGTCCTACGGGTCTTCAAGGTTTCTCATCTCCAGACCAGAGCAGTCCTTCAAACTATATAGTTTCTTCAGACTGAACATTCCCTGTTCTACCTCCATCAATCCACAG aGGATTCATCTCATACAAAGAGACACCACACCAAGCTTTTTCAAGGCGATTGTGAAAATAACAGGGATTGACATTGAGATGGAGTTATTCGGTGATGATGAGAGGACAGCATGGAAAGAGAAAGTATCACGAT ATGAATACATCTCTGACACCTGTTCAACTA GTGCTGTGTCGGGGGCAGGAGGTCCGGCTGAGAGCAGTCTGACTGGTTCTGCAGAGCAGCAGCTGCGTTCTGTACGGACAGAGTTTGTGAAACGAGTATCAGGACCTGTCCTGAATGAACTGCTGGACAGACTCCTGCAACACACAGTCATCAACCAGGAGGACATGGAGTCAGTGAAGGGGATTGCTGAGAGGGCAGAGAAGGCACGTGACATCATCGATATGGTGTTGAGAAAAGGAACTGAGTCGTGTTCCAGGATGATCAACCTTCTTGGGGAGATGGACCCCAATCTTTGGTCACAGCTTCAGATCAGTGTTGGAGTACCAACCTAA
- the LOC116360113 gene encoding NACHT, LRR and PYD domains-containing protein 1b allele 3 isoform X4, which translates to MFRHRTPKGSYECTVSGLRWLCERDVILKYHFRNWEPYSQLLKDMQYTQGGPLLDITMELGELEEVHLPHFVCLGTNPSLRNEMKILHVEEHGVSLEEVHEVTRFHVKILHPKFSPIALILRLLSWNVDVHCELMLYLTVKRETLISRLYLFPWNPGQIQAVEQQEKSYGSSRFLISRPEQSFKLYSFFRLNIPCSTSINPQRIHLIQRDTTPSFFKAIVKITGIDIEMELFGDDERTAWKEKVSRYEYISDTCSTSAVSGAGGPAESSLTGSAEQQLRSVRTEFVKRVSGPVLNELLDRLLQHTVINQEDMESVKGIAERAEKARDIIDMVLRKGTESCSRMINLLGEMDPNLWSQLQISVGVPT; encoded by the exons ATGTTCAG ACACAGGACACCCAAAGGGAGTTATGAGTGCACAGTGTCTGGGCTCCGctggctgtgtgagagagatgtcATTCTGAAGTATCACTTCAGGAACTGGGAACCCTACAGTCAACTTCTGAAAGACATGCAGTACACACAAGGTGGTCCATTGCTGGACATCACTATGGAGTTAGGTGAACTGGAGGAAGTTCATCTGCCACACTTTGTCTGTTTAG GGACCAACCCTTCCCTGAGGAATGAGATGAAGATTCTTCATGTAGAGGAACATGGAGTGTCTTTAGAGGAAGTGCATGAGGTCACCAGATTCCATGTTAAGATTCTCCATCCCAAGTTCTCACCTATCGCTCTGATACTGAGATTACTGTCTTGGAACGTAGATGTCCACTGTGAGCTGATGCTCTATCTGACAGTGAAAAGGGAAACATTAATTTCTCGCCTGTACCTGTTCCCCTGGAACCCCGGCCAAATACAG GCTGTGGAACAACAGGAAAAGTCCTACGGGTCTTCAAGGTTTCTCATCTCCAGACCAGAGCAGTCCTTCAAACTATATAGTTTCTTCAGACTGAACATTCCCTGTTCTACCTCCATCAATCCACAG aGGATTCATCTCATACAAAGAGACACCACACCAAGCTTTTTCAAGGCGATTGTGAAAATAACAGGGATTGACATTGAGATGGAGTTATTCGGTGATGATGAGAGGACAGCATGGAAAGAGAAAGTATCACGAT ATGAATACATCTCTGACACCTGTTCAACTA GTGCTGTGTCGGGGGCAGGAGGTCCGGCTGAGAGCAGTCTGACTGGTTCTGCAGAGCAGCAGCTGCGTTCTGTACGGACAGAGTTTGTGAAACGAGTATCAGGACCTGTCCTGAATGAACTGCTGGACAGACTCCTGCAACACACAGTCATCAACCAGGAGGACATGGAGTCAGTGAAGGGGATTGCTGAGAGGGCAGAGAAGGCACGTGACATCATCGATATGGTGTTGAGAAAAGGAACTGAGTCGTGTTCCAGGATGATCAACCTTCTTGGGGAGATGGACCCCAATCTTTGGTCACAGCTTCAGATCAGTGTTGGAGTACCAACCTAA
- the LOC116360113 gene encoding NACHT, LRR and PYD domains-containing protein 1b allele 3 isoform X3 yields the protein MTNTFRGIPQSCKTCDHVKDSTHWLQIEPLTSTVQGVTMFRHRTPKGSYECTVSGLRWLCERDVILKYHFRNWEPYSQLLKDMQYTQGGPLLDITMELGELEEVHLPHFVCLGTNPSLRNEMKILHVEEHGVSLEEVHEVTRFHVKILHPKFSPIALILRLLSWNVDVHCELMLYLTVKRETLISRLYLFPWNPGQIQAVEQQEKSYGSSRFLISRPEQSFKLYSFFRLNIPCSTSINPQMNTSLTPVQLLFCNLTVSGAVSGAGGPAESSLTGSAEQQLRSVRTEFVKRVSGPVLNELLDRLLQHTVINQEDMESVKGIAERAEKARDIIDMVLRKGTESCSRMINLLGEMDPNLWSQLQISVGVPT from the exons ATGACCAACACATTCAGAG GGATTCCTCAGAGCTGTAAGACTTGTGACCATGTTAAG GACTCCACACACTGGCTTCAGATTGAACCCTTGACTTCCACTGTCCAGGGAGTGACAATGTTCAG ACACAGGACACCCAAAGGGAGTTATGAGTGCACAGTGTCTGGGCTCCGctggctgtgtgagagagatgtcATTCTGAAGTATCACTTCAGGAACTGGGAACCCTACAGTCAACTTCTGAAAGACATGCAGTACACACAAGGTGGTCCATTGCTGGACATCACTATGGAGTTAGGTGAACTGGAGGAAGTTCATCTGCCACACTTTGTCTGTTTAG GGACCAACCCTTCCCTGAGGAATGAGATGAAGATTCTTCATGTAGAGGAACATGGAGTGTCTTTAGAGGAAGTGCATGAGGTCACCAGATTCCATGTTAAGATTCTCCATCCCAAGTTCTCACCTATCGCTCTGATACTGAGATTACTGTCTTGGAACGTAGATGTCCACTGTGAGCTGATGCTCTATCTGACAGTGAAAAGGGAAACATTAATTTCTCGCCTGTACCTGTTCCCCTGGAACCCCGGCCAAATACAG GCTGTGGAACAACAGGAAAAGTCCTACGGGTCTTCAAGGTTTCTCATCTCCAGACCAGAGCAGTCCTTCAAACTATATAGTTTCTTCAGACTGAACATTCCCTGTTCTACCTCCATCAATCCACAG ATGAATACATCTCTGACACCTGTTCAACTA tTATTTTGTAACCTGACTGTCTCAGGTGCTGTGTCGGGGGCAGGAGGTCCGGCTGAGAGCAGTCTGACTGGTTCTGCAGAGCAGCAGCTGCGTTCTGTACGGACAGAGTTTGTGAAACGAGTATCAGGACCTGTCCTGAATGAACTGCTGGACAGACTCCTGCAACACACAGTCATCAACCAGGAGGACATGGAGTCAGTGAAGGGGATTGCTGAGAGGGCAGAGAAGGCACGTGACATCATCGATATGGTGTTGAGAAAAGGAACTGAGTCGTGTTCCAGGATGATCAACCTTCTTGGGGAGATGGACCCCAATCTTTGGTCACAGCTTCAGATCAGTGTTGGAGTACCAACCTAA